A genomic segment from Nicotiana tabacum cultivar K326 chromosome 7, ASM71507v2, whole genome shotgun sequence encodes:
- the LOC107811584 gene encoding uncharacterized protein LOC107811584 isoform X1: MLCRFIISSSSSSLIPTAITSKMQYRQEIDRRHSVVVELPLGDGATCDLEKAVCSHGLFMMAPNHWDYLSKTLERPLRLSGNINDDDHEKSHLVRISQPPDSPHSLHLRVFGTDSLSPLHQRSLLGQVRRMLRLSVEENERVRKFQEICGEAKERGFGRVFRSPTLFEDMVKCVLLCNCQWSRTLSMAEALCELQLELNRPSSAVLLSAADNLNQFKGVTAKSEHFSPKTPAGKESRKRAGVYGCCRNLLERLTEVEEIVDEGKADVSVKPAFSDGKEAVLQITDAFQATTEVCEVSTSAPFNADPSVDRELSSFNQIGNFPSPKELAGLDESFLAKRCGLGYRAGRIIKLAKGIVEGRISLKELEEACCNPSLSNYDKMAEQLREIDGFGPFTCANVLMCLGYCHVIPTDSETIRHLKQVHARTSSIQKVQKDVEKIYAKYAPFQFLAYWSEVWHFYEEWFGKVSEMPHSDYKLITAANMRPKRSGKCKKLKITPAEKLGE; this comes from the exons ATGCTCTGCAGATTTATcatttcttcctcttcctcctctctCATTCCAACGGCtatcaccagtaaaatgcagtaCCGGCAAGAGATCGATCGCCGCCACAGCGTGGTGGTGGAGCTACCACTCGGCGACGGCGCTACATGCGACTTGGAAAAAGCAGTATGTAGTCACGGCCTATTCATGATGGCCCCAAACCATTGGGACTATCTCTCCAAAACCCTAGAACGTCCATTGCGCCTCTCCGGAAACATTAATGACGATGATCacgaaaaatctcatctcgtccGAATATCTCAACCGCCCGATTCTCCTCATTCTCTCCATCTTCGTGTTTTCGGCACCGATTCTCTTTCTCCTTTACACCAACGCTCTCTGCTG GGTCAAGTGAGGCGAATGCTGAGATTATCAGTGGAGGAAAATGAAAGAGTGAGAAAGTTtcaggagatttgtggagaaGCAAAGGAGAGAGGTTTCGGGAGAGTGTTTAGATCGCCGACATTGTTTGAGGACATGGTGAAGTGTGTGCTGCTCTGCAATTGCCA GTGGTCAAGGACGTTGAGCATGGCTGAAGCATTATGTGAGCTTCAATTGGAGCTAAACCGTCCATCATCAGCTGTGTTGCTTTCTGCTGCCGATAATCTGAATCAATTCAAGGGTGTCACTGCCAAATCTGAGCATTTCAGTCCAAAAACACCAGCAGGAAAAGAATCAAGGAAAAGAGCTGGAGTTTATGGATGTTGCAGAAATTTATTGGAGAGGCTCACAGAAGTCGAAGAAATCGTGGATGAAGGGAAAGCGGATGTAAGTGTGAAACCTGCATTTTCAGATGGTAAAGAGGCTGTTCTCCAAATAACTGATGCTTTTCAGGCTACAACTGAAGTTTGTGAAGTTAGTACAAGTGCACCATTCAATGCTGATCCTTCAGTAGATAGAGAGCTGAGCTCTTTTAATCAGATTGGGAATTTCCCTAGCCCGAAAGAATTGGCAGGCCTTGATGAGAGTTTTCTAGCTAAGCGTTGTGGTCTTGGGTATAGAGCTGGGCGCATTATAAAGCTTGCTAAGGGCATAGTTGAAGGCAGGATTTCGCTGAAAGAACTTGAAGAAGCTTGTTGCAACCCAAGCTTGTCCAACTATGATAAAATGGCTGAGCAACTGAGAGAAATTGATGGATTTGGCCCTTTTACTTGTGCTAATGTACTGATGTGCTTGGGTTACTGCCATGTTATTCCTACTGATTCAGAAACAATTAGGCATCTAAAACAG GTTCATGCAAGAACCTCCAGTATTCAGAAAGTTCAAAAGGATGTTGAAAAAATTTATGCAAAGTATGCACCGTTTCAGTTCTTGGCATATTG GTCAGAGGTATGGCATTTTTATGAGGAATGGTTTGGTAAGGTCAGTGAGATGCCTCACTCTGACTATAAACTTATTACAGCCGCAAATATGAGACCGAAAAGAAGTGGCAAATgcaagaagttgaagataacccCGGCAGAAAAGCTTGGCGAGTAG
- the LOC107811584 gene encoding uncharacterized protein LOC107811584 isoform X2, translating into MLCRFIISSSSSSLIPTAITSKMQYRQEIDRRHSVVVELPLGDGATCDLEKAVCSHGLFMMAPNHWDYLSKTLERPLRLSGNINDDDHEKSHLVRISQPPDSPHSLHLRVFGTDSLSPLHQRSLLGQVRRMLRLSVEENERVRKFQEICGEAKERGFGRVFRSPTLFEDMVKCVLLCNCQWSRTLSMAEALCELQLELNRPSSAVLLSAADNLNQFKGVTAKSEHFSPKTPAGKESRKRAGVYGCCRNLLERLTEVEEIVDEGKADATTEVCEVSTSAPFNADPSVDRELSSFNQIGNFPSPKELAGLDESFLAKRCGLGYRAGRIIKLAKGIVEGRISLKELEEACCNPSLSNYDKMAEQLREIDGFGPFTCANVLMCLGYCHVIPTDSETIRHLKQVHARTSSIQKVQKDVEKIYAKYAPFQFLAYWSEVWHFYEEWFGKVSEMPHSDYKLITAANMRPKRSGKCKKLKITPAEKLGE; encoded by the exons ATGCTCTGCAGATTTATcatttcttcctcttcctcctctctCATTCCAACGGCtatcaccagtaaaatgcagtaCCGGCAAGAGATCGATCGCCGCCACAGCGTGGTGGTGGAGCTACCACTCGGCGACGGCGCTACATGCGACTTGGAAAAAGCAGTATGTAGTCACGGCCTATTCATGATGGCCCCAAACCATTGGGACTATCTCTCCAAAACCCTAGAACGTCCATTGCGCCTCTCCGGAAACATTAATGACGATGATCacgaaaaatctcatctcgtccGAATATCTCAACCGCCCGATTCTCCTCATTCTCTCCATCTTCGTGTTTTCGGCACCGATTCTCTTTCTCCTTTACACCAACGCTCTCTGCTG GGTCAAGTGAGGCGAATGCTGAGATTATCAGTGGAGGAAAATGAAAGAGTGAGAAAGTTtcaggagatttgtggagaaGCAAAGGAGAGAGGTTTCGGGAGAGTGTTTAGATCGCCGACATTGTTTGAGGACATGGTGAAGTGTGTGCTGCTCTGCAATTGCCA GTGGTCAAGGACGTTGAGCATGGCTGAAGCATTATGTGAGCTTCAATTGGAGCTAAACCGTCCATCATCAGCTGTGTTGCTTTCTGCTGCCGATAATCTGAATCAATTCAAGGGTGTCACTGCCAAATCTGAGCATTTCAGTCCAAAAACACCAGCAGGAAAAGAATCAAGGAAAAGAGCTGGAGTTTATGGATGTTGCAGAAATTTATTGGAGAGGCTCACAGAAGTCGAAGAAATCGTGGATGAAGGGAAAGCGGAT GCTACAACTGAAGTTTGTGAAGTTAGTACAAGTGCACCATTCAATGCTGATCCTTCAGTAGATAGAGAGCTGAGCTCTTTTAATCAGATTGGGAATTTCCCTAGCCCGAAAGAATTGGCAGGCCTTGATGAGAGTTTTCTAGCTAAGCGTTGTGGTCTTGGGTATAGAGCTGGGCGCATTATAAAGCTTGCTAAGGGCATAGTTGAAGGCAGGATTTCGCTGAAAGAACTTGAAGAAGCTTGTTGCAACCCAAGCTTGTCCAACTATGATAAAATGGCTGAGCAACTGAGAGAAATTGATGGATTTGGCCCTTTTACTTGTGCTAATGTACTGATGTGCTTGGGTTACTGCCATGTTATTCCTACTGATTCAGAAACAATTAGGCATCTAAAACAG GTTCATGCAAGAACCTCCAGTATTCAGAAAGTTCAAAAGGATGTTGAAAAAATTTATGCAAAGTATGCACCGTTTCAGTTCTTGGCATATTG GTCAGAGGTATGGCATTTTTATGAGGAATGGTTTGGTAAGGTCAGTGAGATGCCTCACTCTGACTATAAACTTATTACAGCCGCAAATATGAGACCGAAAAGAAGTGGCAAATgcaagaagttgaagataacccCGGCAGAAAAGCTTGGCGAGTAG
- the LOC107811585 gene encoding glutathione S-transferase zeta class yields the protein MAESGSSGEESKKLQLYSYWRSSCAFRVRIALNLKGLEYEYKAVNLLKGEQTNPEYLKLNPLGYVPTLVDGDAVIADSFAIIMYLEEKYPQRALLPQDLQRRAINYQAANIVAANIQPLQNLAVLRYIQEKVGPNETTPWVQNHMRKGFEALEKLLKDYAGKYATGNEVYMADLFLAPQIHAAINRFEVDMNQFPTLLRVFEAYQKLPAFQDAMPEKQPDATA from the exons ATG GCAGAGAGTGGTAGTAGTGGAGAGGAGTCAAAGAAGCTGCAGCTCTACTCATATTGGCGGAGCTCATGTGCATTTCGTGTCCGCATAGCTCTCAATTTGAAAG GATTGGAATATGAGTACAAAGCTGTTAACTTGCTCAAAGGAGAACAAACCAACCCTG AATACTTGAAGCTGAATCCCCTTGGATATGTGCCGACATTGGTGGATGGAGATGCAGTAATTGCTGACTCTTTTGCTATCATAATG TATCTGGAAGAGAAGTATCCTCAGCGAGCGTTGTTGCCTCAGGATCTTCAGAGAAGAGCAATCAACTATCAG GCAGCAAACATTGTTGCAGCAAACATTCAGCCTCTACAGAATCTTGCTGTACTT AGGTATATCCAGGAAAAAGTTGGTCCAAATGAGACAACCCCTTGGGTTCAAAATCATATGCGAAAAGGGTTTGAAG CACTTGAAAAGCTACTTAAAGATTATGCTGGAAAGTATGCGACAGGAAATGAAGTTTACATG GCCGACTTATTTCTGGCACCTCAGATCCATGCAGCAATCAACCGCTTTGAAGTTGACATG AACCAATTCCCCACACTGTTGAGGGTATTTGAGGCTTACCAAAAGCTGCCTGCTTTCCAAGATGCTATGCCAGAAAAGCAGCCTGATGCCACTGCCTGA